A single genomic interval of Nonomuraea rubra harbors:
- a CDS encoding TetR/AcrR family transcriptional regulator, whose product MTTADSHTGRRLTARGAKTRARIVTAAADLMYVQGVGDTTLDDVLAASGVSKSQLYHHFDGKEPLVRAVIDHVGERVIERERDALGRVSTIAGLRRWRDALVQNNALRHGAYGCALGTLASEVSDQDDLGRQALSRLFSEWQGLLAGVLRRLQDKGTLPAEAPIDQLATGLMAALQGGYMLAQTARDVTPMATSIDMALAYIESLSAG is encoded by the coding sequence ATGACGACCGCTGACTCGCACACTGGCAGACGCCTGACGGCGCGCGGCGCAAAGACGCGGGCAAGGATCGTCACCGCAGCGGCCGACCTGATGTACGTCCAAGGAGTCGGGGATACCACGCTCGACGACGTGCTCGCAGCAAGTGGAGTGAGCAAGTCGCAGCTGTACCACCACTTCGACGGCAAGGAACCGCTCGTGCGCGCCGTCATCGATCACGTGGGAGAACGCGTCATCGAGCGTGAGCGCGATGCCCTCGGCCGTGTCTCGACGATCGCAGGTCTGCGACGCTGGCGGGATGCGTTGGTGCAGAACAACGCCCTGCGGCATGGTGCCTACGGCTGTGCGCTCGGCACGCTGGCCTCCGAGGTCTCCGATCAGGACGACCTCGGGCGCCAGGCCTTGTCTCGGCTTTTCAGCGAATGGCAGGGACTCCTGGCGGGCGTGTTGCGCAGGCTTCAGGACAAGGGCACTCTTCCGGCCGAGGCGCCGATCGACCAACTCGCGACCGGGCTCATGGCCGCCCTCCAGGGCGGATACATGCTGGCCCAGACTGCGCGCGATG